The Hevea brasiliensis isolate MT/VB/25A 57/8 chromosome 1, ASM3005281v1, whole genome shotgun sequence genome has a window encoding:
- the LOC110631811 gene encoding uncharacterized protein LOC110631811, with amino-acid sequence MVDERTLYQLDCSNGSWTVYQKDLPYRCDPFLGCITLSDDRILYMYDTIHMRLDSYDVANRKELPSDDLPRSFWFGHGEEVELIVLAKDRFCVIWHVYGYDVNEMCIYYTRFSVSSDLPKPTVTVEDNRAFPIRGVKILNIVTLDPHSDAMANDLSYNSRVDNWKLVETNMDETGNSNLA; translated from the exons ATGGTGGATGAACGCACTTTGTATCAACTAGATTGCTCAAATGGGTCTTGGACTGTCTACCAGAAGGACTTACCTTATCGTTGTGATCCATTTCTCGGTTGCATCACACTTTCAGATGATCGAATTCTTTATATGTACGATACTATACACATGCGCTTGGATTCCTATGATGTTGCAAACAGAAAAGAACTTCCTTCGGATGATCTTCCCCGGTCCTTTTGGTTTGGTCATGGGGAAGAGGTCGAGCTCATTGTCCTTGCTAAGGACAGGTTCTGCGTTATATGGCATGTTTATGGTTATGATGTCAATGAAATGTGCATTTATTACACTAGATTCTCAGTTTCTTCTGATCTACCTAAGCCCACTGTCACTGTTGAGGATAACAGGGCTTTTCCAATCAGAGGCGTCAAAATACTCAATATTGTAACTCT TGATCCACATTCAGATGCAATGGCCAATGACTTGAGCTACAACAGCAGAGTTGATAATTGGAAGTTGGTAGAGACAAACATGGACGAAACTGGCAACTCTAACTTAGCTTAG